One window of the Actinomycetes bacterium genome contains the following:
- a CDS encoding Gfo/Idh/MocA family oxidoreductase produces MPRVAWVVDLAHSGLAAEVAGLRARLAAAGLVDAGEPTGAGDLRSADIVVVWADRPLTADLARALADPGVRTVVAGPTITEADPDGVLAEAAGLLLGGTTPVHDIRVRPGAATLPALLPVAHQHSGGGHMGHHDHLTDRVVLVDKTADDVQVLLAARIGLAEHPVLSWRPATATAVWTLGTQVDAVADRSSTRALVQLLRLVAGVPDAPPVRVGLLGYGAIGHEHSRAVRSVAGLSLAAVCDTSAERLAAAGSAAPGVALTDSAEALFDRDDVDLVVVSTPPRTHAEWALRALRAGKHVVVEKPFAIRTAEADAVLAEADATGRLAVVYQNRRYDPDYLGLRRLVRSGALGDLFHVETFVGGYGHPCNLWHSDEEVSGGAFYDWGSHVLDQVLDLLPNEISHVTAATHKRRWFDVTNADHSRVTVRFVDGVEAEFVHSDLAAALKPRWYVLGTSGAVVGHWRREKVVSRNDIGTLEEDLLAPADSPPLLELHGSDGSVTRVATPAPEPYGFHREVADRVRLGLPMGVTGLQSRRVLAVMEAARASAADDGRPVTPR; encoded by the coding sequence GTGCCGCGCGTCGCCTGGGTCGTCGACCTCGCCCACTCCGGGCTGGCCGCCGAGGTCGCGGGCTTGCGCGCCCGCCTCGCCGCAGCCGGCCTGGTGGACGCCGGCGAGCCGACCGGCGCCGGAGACCTCCGGTCAGCCGACATCGTCGTCGTGTGGGCCGACCGTCCGCTGACGGCCGACCTGGCCCGTGCGTTGGCCGACCCCGGCGTCCGCACCGTCGTCGCCGGTCCCACGATCACCGAGGCCGACCCCGACGGGGTGCTTGCGGAGGCTGCCGGGCTGCTGCTCGGCGGCACCACGCCGGTGCACGACATCCGGGTGCGCCCGGGGGCGGCCACCCTGCCGGCGCTGCTCCCGGTGGCCCACCAGCACTCCGGCGGCGGCCACATGGGTCACCACGACCACCTGACCGACCGGGTGGTCCTGGTGGACAAGACCGCCGACGACGTCCAGGTGCTGCTCGCCGCGCGGATCGGCCTGGCAGAGCACCCGGTGCTCTCCTGGCGGCCGGCCACCGCGACCGCCGTCTGGACGCTCGGCACCCAGGTCGACGCGGTCGCCGACCGGTCGTCCACCCGGGCCCTGGTGCAGCTGCTGCGCCTGGTGGCCGGGGTCCCCGACGCGCCCCCGGTCCGGGTGGGTCTGCTCGGGTATGGCGCGATCGGGCACGAGCACAGCCGAGCGGTCCGCTCCGTGGCCGGCCTGTCGCTCGCCGCGGTCTGCGACACCTCGGCGGAGCGGCTGGCCGCCGCCGGGTCAGCCGCCCCCGGTGTCGCCCTGACCGACTCGGCGGAGGCGCTGTTCGACCGCGACGACGTCGACCTGGTCGTGGTCTCCACCCCGCCGCGGACCCATGCGGAGTGGGCCCTTCGGGCGCTGCGCGCCGGCAAGCACGTGGTGGTGGAGAAGCCCTTCGCGATCCGCACCGCCGAGGCGGACGCGGTGCTCGCCGAGGCGGACGCCACCGGTCGGCTCGCGGTCGTCTACCAGAACCGCCGATACGACCCGGACTACCTCGGGCTGCGCCGGCTGGTCCGCTCCGGGGCGCTGGGGGACCTGTTCCACGTGGAGACGTTCGTCGGCGGCTACGGGCACCCCTGCAACCTGTGGCACTCCGACGAGGAGGTGTCGGGGGGCGCCTTCTACGACTGGGGCTCGCACGTCCTCGACCAGGTGCTCGACCTTCTGCCCAACGAGATCTCCCACGTCACGGCCGCGACCCACAAGCGCCGCTGGTTCGACGTGACCAACGCCGACCACTCCCGGGTCACGGTCCGGTTCGTCGACGGCGTCGAGGCCGAGTTCGTGCACTCCGACCTGGCGGCCGCCCTCAAGCCTCGCTGGTACGTGCTGGGCACGTCCGGTGCGGTCGTCGGGCACTGGCGCCGGGAGAAGGTGGTGTCCCGCAACGACATCGGGACGCTCGAGGAGGACCTGCTGGCCCCGGCTGACTCACCCCCCCTGCTGGAGCTCCACGGCTCCGACGGCAGCGTCACGCGGGTGGCCACCCCGGCCCCGGAGCCCTACGGCTTCCACCGGGAGGTCGCCGACCGGGTGCGCCTCGGCCTGCCGATGGGCGTCACCGGCCTCCAGTCCAGGAGGGTGCTCGCCGTGATGGAGGCGGCCCGGGCCTCCGCTGCCGACGACGGCCGGCCGGTCACCCCGCGGTGA
- a CDS encoding Gfo/Idh/MocA family oxidoreductase produces MTAPRPVRWGFLGAGYVATRALAPAVHAAEGATLQVVGARDPGRAAALEPVRTVASYEAVCAADDVDVVYVALPNSDHLPWVLAALRAGKHVLCEKPLGLDATEATRMADEAATAGRLLVEAAWNRWHPRTRRAQALVVGAGGPRSVRSRFTFSGVPEGNYRLDPDRGGGALLDVGCYAVAAARWALGGDVSVLSAQQRRGRTGVDLTTTAALTAGDSRAEVVASIDQPESQALRIEAPGLQVELPDATFTSWRAPSVLRVVEDGRLREEAFVPCDAYLLMVEAVSARVAGRDAYLLPVTESVAVARTLDAIAASAA; encoded by the coding sequence GTGACCGCTCCACGCCCGGTGCGGTGGGGCTTCCTGGGCGCCGGCTACGTGGCGACCCGCGCCCTCGCTCCGGCGGTCCATGCGGCCGAGGGGGCGACGCTCCAGGTGGTCGGCGCGCGGGATCCCGGCCGGGCCGCGGCTCTGGAGCCGGTCCGCACCGTCGCCTCCTACGAGGCGGTCTGCGCCGCGGACGACGTCGACGTGGTGTACGTGGCCCTGCCCAACAGCGACCACCTGCCCTGGGTGCTGGCCGCCCTGCGGGCGGGCAAGCATGTGCTGTGCGAGAAGCCCCTCGGGCTGGACGCGACCGAGGCGACCCGGATGGCCGACGAGGCTGCGACCGCCGGGCGGCTGCTCGTCGAGGCCGCGTGGAACCGCTGGCACCCGCGGACCCGGCGCGCGCAGGCCCTGGTCGTGGGCGCCGGAGGTCCACGCTCGGTGCGGTCGAGGTTCACCTTCTCCGGGGTGCCCGAGGGCAACTACCGGCTCGACCCTGATCGCGGGGGTGGCGCCCTGCTCGACGTCGGCTGCTACGCGGTGGCCGCGGCCCGGTGGGCGCTGGGCGGGGACGTCTCGGTGCTCAGCGCCCAGCAGCGACGCGGCCGCACCGGGGTCGACCTCACCACCACCGCCGCGCTCACCGCCGGTGACAGCCGGGCCGAGGTTGTCGCGTCGATCGACCAGCCCGAGTCGCAGGCGTTGCGCATCGAGGCTCCCGGACTGCAGGTGGAGCTGCCCGACGCCACGTTCACCTCCTGGCGGGCTCCGTCGGTGCTCCGGGTGGTCGAGGACGGCCGCCTGCGGGAGGAGGCGTTCGTGCCCTGTGACGCCTACCTGCTGATGGTCGAGGCGGTGTCTGCTCGCGTCGCCGGCCGGGACGCCTACCTGCTCCCCGTCACCGAGTCCGTCGCCGTGGCCAGGACGCTCGACGCCATCGCCGCGAGTGCGGCATGA
- a CDS encoding alpha/beta hydrolase, with protein MTRADPSGPPVLRDDTIRAPDGPRLALRRADGPGRPFLLVHGLASNARLWDGVARRVAAAGHEVAAVDLRGHGRSEVTPTGYDTATAAADLAALSHALGWSGDRRPLVAGQSWGGNVVLTLAAQHGGVAACALVDGGWIHLSERFATFEECWAVLAPPSLGPLTRDELEARSRQWHLDWPDEGRLGALANFEDTADGTVRPRLSREHHRSILHSLWADDPRPLYPRVGVPTLLMAAVPEVPAGPTPVTEALATIHRAEAAWYVGAHHDLHAQQPDRCAADLLALAARV; from the coding sequence ATGACGCGCGCCGACCCGTCCGGCCCGCCGGTTCTGCGGGACGACACGATCCGGGCGCCCGACGGACCGAGGCTGGCCCTGCGACGGGCCGACGGACCCGGGCGACCGTTCCTGCTGGTCCATGGGCTGGCCAGCAACGCGCGGCTGTGGGACGGCGTCGCCCGCCGCGTCGCGGCAGCCGGGCACGAGGTGGCGGCGGTGGACCTGCGCGGGCACGGCCGGTCCGAGGTGACCCCGACCGGCTACGACACGGCGACGGCGGCGGCCGACCTGGCCGCGCTGAGCCATGCGCTCGGCTGGTCCGGGGACCGGCGTCCGCTGGTCGCCGGGCAGTCCTGGGGCGGCAACGTGGTGCTCACGCTGGCCGCGCAGCACGGCGGCGTCGCCGCCTGCGCGCTCGTCGACGGTGGCTGGATCCACCTGTCCGAGCGGTTCGCCACCTTCGAGGAGTGCTGGGCGGTGCTCGCCCCTCCCTCCCTGGGACCCCTCACCCGCGACGAGCTGGAGGCCCGGTCGCGGCAGTGGCACCTGGACTGGCCGGACGAGGGCCGGCTCGGCGCGCTGGCGAACTTCGAGGACACCGCGGACGGCACCGTGCGCCCGCGGCTGTCCCGCGAGCACCATCGCAGCATCCTGCACTCGCTGTGGGCCGACGACCCCCGACCGCTCTACCCGCGGGTGGGCGTCCCGACGCTGCTCATGGCCGCCGTCCCGGAGGTCCCGGCCGGGCCGACGCCGGTGACCGAGGCGCTCGCGACGATTCACCGGGCCGAAGCGGCCTGGTACGTGGGGGCGCACCACGACCTGCACGCCCAGCAGCCGGACCGCTGCGCCGCCGACCTGCTCGCGCTGGCCGCCCGGGTGTGA
- a CDS encoding homogentisate 1,2-dioxygenase: MAYYRSVGEVPHKRHTQFRRPDGGLYAEELMGQEGFSNDSALLYHRHLPTAIVGAVAVEESPVRSTEPNQPLLPRHYLTHKLDTSGADAVTGRQLLLGNADVRLLYALVDTVSPLYRNATGDELVYVEAGGARVETVFGVLDVHTGDYVVLPTSTTHRWVPTGSGPLRLFIAEASGHVGPPRRYLSPRGQFLEHAPYCERDLRGPTGPLIADGEDVEVLVRHKQGLTRYTYANHPFDVVGWDGCLYPCAFDIHDFEPITGRVHQPPPVHQTFEGPNFVICSFVPRLFDYHPESIPAPYNHANVDSDEVLFYVGGDFMSRKGAGIELGSITLHPSGFTHGPQPGSVEASIGKAATDEWAVMVDTFRPLEIAASARLAEDPGYPWTWAGRTHDLGSTSG, encoded by the coding sequence GTGGCGTACTACCGGTCGGTCGGCGAGGTCCCGCACAAGCGGCACACCCAGTTCCGGCGTCCCGACGGCGGGCTGTACGCCGAGGAGCTGATGGGCCAGGAGGGCTTCTCGAACGACTCGGCGCTGCTGTACCACCGGCACCTGCCGACCGCGATCGTCGGCGCGGTGGCGGTCGAGGAGTCGCCTGTGCGCAGCACCGAGCCGAACCAGCCGCTGCTGCCGCGGCACTATCTCACCCACAAGCTGGACACCTCCGGTGCGGACGCGGTCACCGGTCGCCAGCTGCTGCTCGGCAACGCCGACGTCCGGCTGCTGTACGCCCTCGTCGACACCGTGTCGCCGCTGTATCGCAACGCCACCGGCGACGAGCTGGTCTACGTCGAGGCGGGCGGGGCCCGGGTGGAGACGGTGTTCGGTGTGCTCGACGTGCACACCGGCGACTACGTCGTGCTGCCGACGTCGACGACCCACCGCTGGGTGCCGACCGGCTCCGGGCCGCTGCGGCTGTTCATCGCGGAGGCGTCCGGGCACGTGGGGCCGCCGCGTCGCTACCTGTCGCCGCGCGGGCAGTTCCTCGAGCACGCGCCGTACTGCGAGCGGGACCTGCGCGGGCCGACCGGACCGCTCATCGCTGACGGCGAGGATGTCGAGGTCCTGGTGCGGCACAAGCAGGGGCTCACGCGGTACACCTACGCCAACCACCCGTTCGACGTGGTCGGCTGGGACGGCTGCCTGTACCCCTGCGCGTTCGACATCCACGACTTCGAGCCGATCACCGGCCGGGTGCACCAGCCGCCGCCCGTGCACCAGACCTTCGAGGGCCCGAACTTTGTTATCTGCTCGTTCGTGCCCCGGTTGTTCGACTACCACCCGGAGTCGATCCCGGCGCCGTACAACCACGCCAACGTGGACAGCGACGAGGTGCTGTTCTACGTGGGCGGGGACTTCATGTCCCGCAAGGGTGCTGGTATCGAGCTCGGCAGCATCACGCTTCACCCGAGCGGCTTCACCCACGGACCGCAGCCCGGCAGCGTCGAGGCGAGCATCGGCAAGGCGGCCACCGACGAGTGGGCGGTCATGGTCGACACGTTTCGCCCGCTGGAGATCGCCGCGTCCGCCCGGCTGGCCGAGGACCCCGGCTACCCCTGGACCTGGGCCGGCCGCACCCACGACCTGGGCAGCACGTCGGGCTGA